In Aricia agestis chromosome 5, ilAriAges1.1, whole genome shotgun sequence, the genomic stretch caaaaagtataaaatcttattattatactttaaactAATAGAAGACAAAGTAGAAAATCAATTTTACCATGAAAATCAATTTATTACGTTGAAAatgaaattaaacattttgtcacgtatcttatatatatatatatatatatatatatatatatatatatatatatatatatatatatatatatatatatatatatatatatatatatatatatatataattggaatctcggaattggctccaacgattttcatgaaatttagtttaaagggggtttcgggggcgataaatcgatctagctaggaatcatttttagaaaatgtcattttcatcaaaTACCAAgccaagctcggtcaaatagctagtaataattatactaattacaataatatacaggctgtaacaaaacaaagtgataattcaTAAGTGTCCCCTGTGAATATAGCAGTGCCACTGAAATAGTAACTTTTGAACTctatgtttgtgtgaaaaatgcCATAATGTTTTGAAATCGCCCATacaaaatccatacttactaataatataagtatggattttgtatgggcaatttactaatattataaatacgaaatctgtctgttacctcttcaggcctaaaccgctggaccgattttgctgaaatttgatatagggatactttgagtcccgggaaaggacataggatactttttatcccggaaaatgtacggttcccgcgcgataaacgagttttggcgcaatgaagttgcgggcgtcatctagtctaactctttcagcgctgttagcctgttactttcacagtaaactaaaatattaatttaaatttaattaagataaaattattttaattaaattattaaaactaaaatactaataaaataaaaataaaaaaatatattagggacatatacacattacacacccaaAAATATGATGACTTTGTTACACAGCCTGTATAGTAAGTAGTAGACGAAAtaagtgtcatttaaaaaatacgTACCGTACGTAATAAACAcgggttttctgtgagaccTCGAGGgcttttttcaattaaaaaaaaccgtaaTCCAAGGAAGCGCGTTGAAATCTATTATATTAACAGTAACCaaagttttacaaaatatagaattGTTAGAAAAGCTGAAATTAAAGTAAGTAGCTATATTATAGAATTTATAAACTAACTATATTAAATCGATCTGAATTAGAGTCTTAAGTGTACAGTTTACTTTATATTGAATTGTTTGTCATATATGGTTTTGTTGTTTGCTTGGTCAAGTCAAAGTCAAATTCCTCATTATATTAAACTTAAGTGATCAATAAACTCTCTGAGTATGGCCCCAGGTATGGTAAAATGGCACGTGATTTGGTTTATGTAGTATTTCAGTCACCACTTGCCTGCACTCATGTCTCATTACCATTCAATACATAATAACTCAAAGTTCACCCAAACGTATTTGACTAATTTGAACTGATCAATATTCTGTGGGTTTCTGGCATCAATTATAAATCTTGTATAAGCTGGAGCTGGCAGTTGAATTGTAATTAATAGAAATAGCTTTTTTTATAAGAATAGGGGGTCGGTTCTCGAAGAATTTGTCCAAAAATTCGGTACTTTCCTACCGAAGCGACTCAATCGCGCATAATTTGTCACTATCGAATAATCGAAGCGACATTCAAATTGCGAGAAAAACGGAGGTAAACGAGCAGCAAACAaatcgcctgatggaaagcgataACCGTCACTCTATAAAtacgacatattattattagagaaGTCGCTATCCAGTGATGTTGACTCTATGTATTGTATAATTAAATTGCAGTATTAAAATGCGATTCTAACCTGTAACCTTATTTATTTACTCAAAATTTAACAGAGTTTAATGATCACTTTTTAAAATCTATACATTTTCTGCCagtctttattaaatttaaatttaagtaatCGTTAAATGTCTCTCGAGTGTGGCCGTTACACGTTGAGTAACTAGTTGTTAAGTTCAAGCGTGCTGCtaataacacattttatttgaaaataatagaCAGTTCAACAATGTGATTGTTAACTAATACCACGTTGTCCTGACCATTGTTAATGCATCTTATTACACCAAACAAAAGGGAACGTTTTCATGAAAAACGTGAGAGCAGAAAATGCGAGTTTAGTAAATGTAGAGCATATAGGCTCCTATATAACTGATTGCTTGTCGAAACCGTGGGTGTAATCTCCGCTTTCCATGCGCTTGCCAAtacgtttaaaataatttcaatagattttgttaaaatgttataaaatacatttgctgataggttaggttaggtcacGTCTTTTGAGTGAAGAATCTATATTCTCACTGCATATTGGAGCATGATCGTAAGTCGATAATAACAACCTTAATTACACCTTTATAGTTCTTAAAAGTGCATGTTTTTATGCAACCATAATATAGTTGCATAAAAACATGCATAAAAACATTGCAATATAATAGTTCATAATAATGAAATGCTAACATAACTTGCTTTTTCGTTCTCCAGTGGCCCTCGTCCAGGGTTGGGGTTACCGCGCGTCGGACCAGCGACGATGGGCAGTGCTACACCCGGCGTGCGGCGGCAGGCAGCAGTCGCCCATAGCCATCTCCGCGCGCCAGGCCATACCCATCAACATCCCCGCTATGGAGCTGGTGGGCTACCATAACCCCCTGCCTGGACCTCTGAGCATCACTAATACTGGACATTCGGGTATGGCTGGCTGTGAGCCTTATATTATAGCAATCGCCTCTTCCACAAATCCctttgtgataactgataacaaaTATAAGGCTCTATATCAAAAACTATTAACTATGTAGGTGCTCTATTAAGATCtgactgataaaaaaataaatttgaaatgaATGTGTATTATAGAATGTAGATACAACTATAATCCACATTATTTTacgagtaaaataattttttatatcccTAGTTTCCCAAGGGCTTCGCTCCCGTTTAAGTCTTTTTCatcatacaaattttgaagtcatgtatttttttaattttgttacttaatttaaattttgtaatcagcaaaaatcacatGGGCGCCATGTGATTTTATCACGGTTGCTGATACCACAGGAATGAGAAAGTAGTCTCAATCGGAATTGCCTATTAACGTCTTAtagccgaaaatattttttcagtcgCCCTAACCATCCCCAAATACTCAACCGACGAGGTGAAGAAAGGTTTCCGTCTGCCATACATCTTCGGTGGTCCCCTCGACAACGAGTATGAGATAGAAGGCCTGCACTTCCACTGGGGAGACAAGAACAACCGTGGCTCGGAACACACTCTCAACGACTTGAGACTGCCACTTGAGATGCACATCATACACAGGAACAGAAAGTATAAGAACGTGGGTGAAGCGCTGCAGCACCCTGATGGATTGTGTGTGCTTGCTTTCTTCTTCCAGGtgtgtagagttttttttttatgaaataaggggacaatcgagcaaacgggtcacctgatggaaagcaactttcgtcgcccatggacactcgcagcatcagaagagctgcaggccttttaggaggaaatagggtaataggggcgggtagggatgggaagggaagggaataggggagggtagggaagggaatagggcatggctctcccacgtatagcatggCCACGTACCTATAGTAGgattttttgtgccaagtcgggactttggaactttttgagtgaaaataaCGAGATTCTTCCGTCAAAAGCGACACATACCTAGTATAAAACGTACAAAAccaaaagttttcgaatttttgtattttatttgactTAAAATACGTTTACATGACAGTAGATAGATAGTCAAAGTAGCCAAAACCCATTCCTCtatctcccacactcttatcttcattacgcagtACGCTCACTCAG encodes the following:
- the LOC121727151 gene encoding carbonic anhydrase 7, with product MHYIITLALINVALVQGWGYRASDQRRWAVLHPACGGRQQSPIAISARQAIPINIPAMELVGYHNPLPGPLSITNTGHSVALTIPKYSTDEVKKGFRLPYIFGGPLDNEYEIEGLHFHWGDKNNRGSEHTLNDLRLPLEMHIIHRNRKYKNVGEALQHPDGLCVLAFFFQVVEFDAKLLSPIVKNLSAIENYNTTVQFSHTFSLSSILSGLDAERFYTYRGSLTTPPCAEAVTWVVFSDYLPISVYQMDNFRGLLSNLNLPLVDNFRQLQPLFGRRIFVRITSKHPKFKKNKLQYSKWDWIGHRKSENDVMEDD